Proteins encoded together in one Triticum dicoccoides isolate Atlit2015 ecotype Zavitan chromosome 7B, WEW_v2.0, whole genome shotgun sequence window:
- the LOC119340051 gene encoding G-type lectin S-receptor-like serine/threonine-protein kinase At2g19130 — MPLITATFLALALCFAPAPAVGAAATLSARRPLRGNDTLVSAQGKFELGLFSPAGSSDGRFYLGIWYKNIPGQTVVWVGNRASPLSGLASAELRVSADDGNLELVGRTSDSASPVVVWSSNLSSSLSPGSNNTAEIRDNGNLALVDGANTSNVLWQSFDHPTDTYLPGAWLGENKLTGEYQALTSWRNAQDPAPGMFYDTLDPNGTAEFFMLWNRSRMYWRGGVWTGGRWKGDVGAATGRGTNLYNTTFVDTPAFRGTTTVLADNATITRLVLDLNGQKKQFVWVPASRSWQLFWAAPTVQCDAYALCGTFGVCNQRSQLPCRCPPGFAPVSERDWTLSDWSGGCRRSSPLKCAHNGSTTDGFLALPDVKLPDEPLAMTAAQSKAECESACQKNCSCQAYAFSAGAGGCSVWHGDIRNLEQLFPDSSSPGSDFYLRLSQRALQDLHSVHGKKGGTKLWLVFGITLAGVAALGASVILAWRILLARRRLVVYMENENGSSLAVYSYADLRAATNNFSERLGGGGFGSVYRGVLKQQKGGNTTQVQVAVKKLESLARQGDKQFRAEVSTLGLIQHVNLVRLLGFCSSGDEKMLVYEYMPRGSLNGSFFGGNACPSWSDRYCIMLGVARGLTYLHDGCRERIIHCDIKPENILLDENISPKIADFGMAKLVGRDFSRALTTMRGTIGYLAPEWISGQPIGAKADVYSFGMVLFELISGRRNSERYSEVEAAGTGARESLTFFPVWAAGKVVEGEVGAVADPRLHGEVMPEELERACRVACWCIQDEEAHRPTMAQVLQALEGAIHVYVPPVPRALQRLVT; from the coding sequence atgccgctCATCACTGCCACTTTCTTGGCCCTTGCCTTGTGCTTCGCCCCTGCACCTGCAGTGGGTGCAGCCGCGACACTCTCGGCGCGGCGTCCGCTGCGGGGCAACGACACGCTCGTCTCGGCACAGGGCAAGTTCGAGCTCGGCCTCTTCAGCCCGGCCGGTAGCTCCGACGGCAGGTTCTACCTCGGGATCTGGTACAAGAACATCCCCGGCCAGACCGTCGTCTGGGTCGGCAACCGCGCGAGTCCTCTGTCTGGCCTCGCCTCCGCCGAGCTCCGTGTCTCCGCCGACGACGGCAACCTCGAGCTCGTCGGTCGCACCAGCGACTCCGCCTCGCCGGTCGTGGTGTGGTCTTCGAACCTCTCTTCTTCCTTGTCGCCAGGCTCAAACAACACAGCGGAGATCCGCGACAACGGCAACCTGGCCCTTGTCGACGGCGCAAACACCTCCAACGTGCTGTGGCAGAGCTTCGACCACCCCACGGACACGTACTTGCCGGGGGCGTGGCTCGGGGAGAACAAGCTCACCGGTGAGTACCAGGCGCTGACGTCATGGCGGAACGCCCAGGACCCTGCGCCGGGAATGTTCTACGACACGTTGGACCCCAATGGTACCGCCGAATTCTTCATGCTGTGGAACCGGTCCCGCATGTACTGGCGCGGCGGCGTCTGGACGGGCGGCCGCTGGAAGGGCGACGTTGGAGCGGCGACCGGACGGGGCACCAACCTTTACAACACGACGTTCGTCGACACGCCGGCGTTCCGGGGCACCACCACCGTGCTCGCCGACAACGCGACCATCACGCGCTTGGTGCTCGATCTCAACGGCCAGAAGAAGCAGTTCGTCTGGGTGCCCGCGAGCCGGAGCTGGCAATTGTTCTGGGCGGCGCCCACCGTGCAGTGCGACGCGTACGCGCTCTGCGGCACGTTCGGCGTCTGCAACCAGAGGAGCCAGCTGCCGTGCCGGTGCCCGCCCGGGTTCGCTCCGGTGTCGGAGAGGGACTGGACGCTCAGCGACTGGAGCGGCGGgtgccgccggagctcgccgctcAAGTGCGCGCACAATGGGTCGACGACGGACGGGTTCCTAGCACTGCCAGACGTGAAGCTCCCGGACGAGCCGCTCGCCATGACCGCCGCCCAGAGCAAAGCAGAGTGTGAGTCGGCTTGCCAAAAGAACTGTTCATGCCAGGCATACGCCTTCTCCGCCGGAGCCGGGGGTTGCTCCGTCTGGCACGGAGACATCCGCAACCTTGAGCAGCTCTTCCCGGACTCCAGCAGCCCCGGGTCAGACTTTTATCTCCGGCTTTCACAAAGAGCATTGCAAGATCTCCATAGCGTACACGGGAAGAAAGGTGGGACAAAATTATGGCTTGTCTTTGGCATCACACTGGCCGGTGTAGCAGCATTGGGCGCGTCGGTCATACTAGCCTGGAGGATTCTCCTTGCCCGGAGAAGACTAGTTGTGTACATGGAGAACGAGAATGGATCCTCCTTGGCTGTGTACAGCTACGCCGACCTCCGTGCCGCCACCAACAACTTCTCGGAGCGGTTGGGCGGCGGAGGCTTCGGCTCGGTGTACCGCGGGGTCCTGAAGCAGCAAAAGGGAGGCAACACGACCCAAGTCCAAGTGGCTGTGAAGAAGCTGGAAAGTCTTGCGCGACAGGGTGACAAGCAGTTCCGGGCGGAGGTGAGCACGCTGGGGCTCATCCAGCACGTGAACCTCGTCCGACTCCTCGGGTTCTGCTCGTCGGGTGACGAGAAGATGCTCGTGTACGAGTACATGCCCAGAGGCTCCCTCAACGGCTCCTTTTTCGGCGGCAACGCATGCCCGAGCTGGAGCGACCGATACTGTATCATGcttggcgtggcgagagggctgaCCTATCTGCATGACGGCTGCCGCGAGCGCATCATACACTGCGACATCAAGCCGGAGAATATCCTGCTGGACGAGAACATATCCCCGAAGATCGCCGACTTTGGGATGGCGAAGCTGGTGGGCAGGGATTTCAGCCGTGCACTGACAACGATGCGAGGCACCATAGGGTACCTCGCACCAGAGTGGATCTCCGGGCAGCCAATCGGTGCCAAGGCGGATGTGTACAGCTTCGGCATGGTGCTCTTCGAACTCATCTCGGGACGACGTAACTCCGAGAGATACAGCGAGGTGGAGGCGGCAGGGACTGGGGCGAGGGAGTCCTTGACCTTCTTCCCCGTGTGGGCCGCGGGAAAGGTTGTCGAAGGAGAGGTGGGCGCCGTGGCTGACCCGCGGCTGCACGGCGAGGTGATGCCGGAGGAGCTGGAGCGGGCGTGCAGGGTGGCGTGCTGGTGCATCCAGGACGAGGAGGCACATCGCCCAACCATGGCGCAGGTCTTGCAAGCGCTCGAGGGCGCCATCCACGTCTACGTGCCGCCGGTGCCGCGGGCACTGCAGCGCCTCGTCACGTAA